One Carcharodon carcharias isolate sCarCar2 chromosome 1, sCarCar2.pri, whole genome shotgun sequence DNA window includes the following coding sequences:
- the apela gene encoding apelin receptor early endogenous ligand, translating to MRFQHLFHIILVVCTSLLLISGQKAGKRWRKKMQRHKCLQRRCMPLHSRVPFP from the exons ATGAGATTTCAGCACCTCTTCCACATCATTCTTGTTGTATGTACAAGTCTTCTGTTGATCAGTGGACAGAAAGCAG GTAAAAGATGGAGAAAGAAAATGCAAAGGCACAAGTGTTTGCAAAGAAGATGTATGCCTCTCCATTCGAGAGTTCCCTTCCCTTAA